The Pempheris klunzingeri isolate RE-2024b chromosome 1, fPemKlu1.hap1, whole genome shotgun sequence genome includes a region encoding these proteins:
- the LOC139199099 gene encoding tropomyosin alpha-1 chain-like isoform X3, with translation MDAIKKKMQMLKLDKENAMDRAEQAESDKKAAEDRSKQLEDDLVALQKKLKSTEDELDKYSEALKDAQEKLELAEKKATDAEGDVASLNRRIQLVEEELDRAQERLATALTKLEEAEKAADESERGMKVIENRAMKDEEKMELQEIQLKEAKHIAEEADRKYEEVARKLVIIESDLERTEERAELSEGKCSELEEELKTVQNNLKSLEAQAEKYSQKEDKYEEEIKVLTDKLKEAETRAEFAERSVAKLEKTIDDLEDKLTRAKEEGLSVKQMLDQTLMEMVNI, from the exons ATGGATGCCATCAAGAAGAAGATGCAGATGCTCAAGCTCGACAAGGAGAATGCCATGGACAGAGCTGAGCAGGCCGAGTCAGACAAGAAGGCAGCTGAGGACAGGAGCAAACAG CTTGAAGATGACCTGGTAGCACTGCAGAAGAAGCTGAAGTCAACTGAGGATGAGTTGGACAAGTACTCTGAAGCCCTGAAGGATGCCCAGGAGAAACTGGAGCTCGCTGAGAAGAAAGCCACAGAT GCTGAGGGTGATGTAGCTTCACTGAACAGACGTATCCAGCTGGTTGAGGAGGAGTTGGACCGTGCTCAGGAGCGTCTGGCCACAGCTCTGAccaagctggaggaggctgagaagGCTGCTGATGAGAGTGAGAG aGGCATGAAGGTCATTGAGAACAGGGCGatgaaggatgaggagaagatggagcTGCAGGAGATCCAACTGAAGGAGGCCAAACACATTGCAGAGGAGGCTGACCGCAAATATGAGGAG GTGGCCCGTAAGCTGGTGATCATTGAGAGTGACTTGGAACGTACAGAGGAACGTGCTGAGCTGTCTGAGGG CAAATGCTCTGAGCTTGAGGAGGAGCTGAAAACCGTGCAGAACAACCTGAAGTCTCTGGAGGCCCAGGCAGAGAAG TACTCACAGAAGGAGGACAAGTATGAGGAGGAGATCAAGGTTCTTACAGACAAGCTGAAGGAG GCTGAGACTCGTGCTGAATTCGCTGAGAGATCTGTCGCCAAGCTTGAGAAGACCATTGATGACCTGGAGG
- the LOC139199099 gene encoding tropomyosin alpha-1 chain-like isoform X1 has product MDAIKKKMQMLKLDKENAMDRAEQAESDKKAAEDRSKQLEDDLVALQKKLKSTEDELDKYSEALKDAQEKLELAEKKATDAEGDVASLNRRIQLVEEELDRAQERLATALTKLEEAEKAADESERGMKVIENRAMKDEEKMELQEIQLKEAKHIAEEADRKYEEVARKLVIIESDLERTEERAELSEGKCSELEEELKTVQNNLKSLEAQAEKYSQKEDKYEEEIKVLTDKLKEAETRAEFAERSVAKLEKTIDDLEDELYAQKLKYKAISEELDHALNDMTSM; this is encoded by the exons ATGGATGCCATCAAGAAGAAGATGCAGATGCTCAAGCTCGACAAGGAGAATGCCATGGACAGAGCTGAGCAGGCCGAGTCAGACAAGAAGGCAGCTGAGGACAGGAGCAAACAG CTTGAAGATGACCTGGTAGCACTGCAGAAGAAGCTGAAGTCAACTGAGGATGAGTTGGACAAGTACTCTGAAGCCCTGAAGGATGCCCAGGAGAAACTGGAGCTCGCTGAGAAGAAAGCCACAGAT GCTGAGGGTGATGTAGCTTCACTGAACAGACGTATCCAGCTGGTTGAGGAGGAGTTGGACCGTGCTCAGGAGCGTCTGGCCACAGCTCTGAccaagctggaggaggctgagaagGCTGCTGATGAGAGTGAGAG aGGCATGAAGGTCATTGAGAACAGGGCGatgaaggatgaggagaagatggagcTGCAGGAGATCCAACTGAAGGAGGCCAAACACATTGCAGAGGAGGCTGACCGCAAATATGAGGAG GTGGCCCGTAAGCTGGTGATCATTGAGAGTGACTTGGAACGTACAGAGGAACGTGCTGAGCTGTCTGAGGG CAAATGCTCTGAGCTTGAGGAGGAGCTGAAAACCGTGCAGAACAACCTGAAGTCTCTGGAGGCCCAGGCAGAGAAG TACTCACAGAAGGAGGACAAGTATGAGGAGGAGATCAAGGTTCTTACAGACAAGCTGAAGGAG GCTGAGACTCGTGCTGAATTCGCTGAGAGATCTGTCGCCAAGCTTGAGAAGACCATTGATGACCTGGAGG ATGAGCTGTACGCCCAGAAACTGAAGTACAAGGCCATCAGTGAGGAGCTGGACCACGCCCTCAACGACATGACTTCCATGTAA
- the LOC139199099 gene encoding tropomyosin alpha-1 chain-like isoform X2 has protein sequence MAGGSSLEAVKKKIKSLQEQADAAEDRAALLQREVNQERSAREAAEGDVASLNRRIQLVEEELDRAQERLATALTKLEEAEKAADESERGMKVIENRAMKDEEKMELQEIQLKEAKHIAEEADRKYEEVARKLVIIESDLERTEERAELSEGKCSELEEELKTVQNNLKSLEAQAEKYSQKEDKYEEEIKVLTDKLKEAETRAEFAERSVAKLEKTIDDLEDELYAQKLKYKAISEELDHALNDMTSM, from the exons atggCCGGTGGGAGCTCTCTGGAAGCTGTGAAGAAGAAAATTAAGTCGTTGCAGGAGCAGGCCGATGCGGCGGAGGACCGGGCAGCGTTACTACAGCGGGAAGTGAACCAGGAGAGGAGCGCGAGGGAAGCA GCTGAGGGTGATGTAGCTTCACTGAACAGACGTATCCAGCTGGTTGAGGAGGAGTTGGACCGTGCTCAGGAGCGTCTGGCCACAGCTCTGAccaagctggaggaggctgagaagGCTGCTGATGAGAGTGAGAG aGGCATGAAGGTCATTGAGAACAGGGCGatgaaggatgaggagaagatggagcTGCAGGAGATCCAACTGAAGGAGGCCAAACACATTGCAGAGGAGGCTGACCGCAAATATGAGGAG GTGGCCCGTAAGCTGGTGATCATTGAGAGTGACTTGGAACGTACAGAGGAACGTGCTGAGCTGTCTGAGGG CAAATGCTCTGAGCTTGAGGAGGAGCTGAAAACCGTGCAGAACAACCTGAAGTCTCTGGAGGCCCAGGCAGAGAAG TACTCACAGAAGGAGGACAAGTATGAGGAGGAGATCAAGGTTCTTACAGACAAGCTGAAGGAG GCTGAGACTCGTGCTGAATTCGCTGAGAGATCTGTCGCCAAGCTTGAGAAGACCATTGATGACCTGGAGG ATGAGCTGTACGCCCAGAAACTGAAGTACAAGGCCATCAGTGAGGAGCTGGACCACGCCCTCAACGACATGACTTCCATGTAA